Proteins from one Xenopus tropicalis strain Nigerian chromosome 1, UCB_Xtro_10.0, whole genome shotgun sequence genomic window:
- the trafd1 gene encoding TRAF-type zinc finger domain-containing protein 1 — protein MASEAEQETKLCGNCKRDIPLSNFTIHEIHCKRNLSVCDVCKEPVPTADMEEHLATEHMPVTCKCKMTMEKAFLEEHKLSACPLRLVKCQFCELEVAFNALADHEDYCGARTERCEKCGRSVMIKDLNDHPDVCGKESVPKKPLLNSGAWFDAIEKDNLHAILPSRFYRNPMFTPSLQNLHRGAGQDKAVKQTNLTRNIPARGQEQVSSRRDVLSSSINQGPSGFSSIRSQRLQNEIGSSVDPDTDLSANVNSWRAFDSKDKVAKYRDWQMESNLFSGDKCVEADSPSAQTDNQILLPCEFCEKLFPEEDLILHQSGCNPRVFASFCDRRPSPTHFVDFHRDQYVRPVSPPPSVHIPNSILIPCEFCGVQLEEEDLVLHESGCNPGAFSSFLDQNSPSTRLLDLEQKLLSNRTEQTHDRNIRPVSPPPPVHKSSNILIPCEFCGVQMEGDVLFHHQDQCDMCPNFEDVPVLQNTRECNDLQDRLMASQSDDLFHQGRTTASYTKTTGTGRPTHPGPMTLPERVPFEPPFIPMVPRTSFVTHQFNVDERKRNIEENSLHRNRYDSMYSTRLHGGLNPRNVSQLTGIASNNCTSRNKAKEKKLPGDVDKEE, from the exons ATGGCATCAGAAGCTGAGCAGGAGACAAAACTCTGTGGGAATTG TAAACGTGACATTCCTCTGTCTAATTTCACCATCCATGAGATCCACTGCAAGCGTAACCTCAGTGTGTGCGATGTGTGCAAAGAGCCTGTCCCAACCGCAGACATGGAGGAGCATCTGGCCACCGAGCATATGCCG GTGACCTGTAAGTGTAAAATGACGATGGAAAAGGCATTTCTGGAGGAACATAAG CTTTCCGCTTGCCCTCTTCGTTTAGTTAAATGTCAGTTCTGTGAGCTGGAAGTTGCATTTAATGCACTGGCAGACCATGAGGACTATTGTGGAGCCAGGACTGAGCGCTGTGAGAAGTGTGGGCGCAGCGTGATGATAAAGGACCTGAATGATCACCCTGATGTGTGTGGCAAAGAGAGCGTACCAAAAAAGCCATTGTTAAACAGTGGAGCATGGTTTGATGCTATAGAAAAAGATAATTTGCATGCGATATTACCAAGTAGATTTTACAGAAATCCCATGTTTACACCATCGCTGCAAAATCTTCATAGAGGAGCAGGACAGGACAAAG CTGTAAAGCAAACAAACCTGACAAGAAATATCCCAGCAAGGGGACAAGAGCAGGTGTCAAGTCGAAGAGATGTTCTTTCGTCTTCCATCAACCAAGGACCCTCTGGATTTAGCTCTATTCGTTCTCAAAGATTACAGAATGAGATCGGTTCCAGTGTAGACCCTGATACTGATCTTTCAGCCAATGTCAATTCATGGAGAGCATTTGATTCTAAAGACAAAGTTGCTAAGTACCGGGACTGGCAGATGGAATCCAACCTCTTCTCTGGTGATAAATGTGTGGAAGCTGATTCACCAAGTGCTCAGACAG ATAATCAAATTCTCCTTCCATGTGAATTTTGTGAAAAGCTTTTTCCCGAAGAGGACCTTATACTGCATCAG TCTGGTTGCAACCCTCGTGTCTTTGCTTCTTTCTGTGATCGAAGACCCTCTCCTACCCACTTTGTGGATTTTCACCGTGACCAGTATGTACGGCCTGTATCCCCGCCACCTTCTGTGCACATACCCAACAGCATTCTCATCCCTTGTGAATTCTGCGGTGTACAATTGGAGGAGGAGGATCTTGTGCTTCACGAG tCTGGCTGCAATCCTGGTGCTTTTTCATCTTTCCTTGATCAAAATTCCCCCTCTACCCGCCTTCTGGATCTGGAACAAAAGCTGCTTTCTAATAGGACAGAACAGACACATGACCGAAACATACGCCCTGTATCCCCGCCACCTCCTGTGCACAAATCCAGCAACATTCTAATCCCCTGTGAGTTCTGTGGCGTACAAATGGAGGGAGATGTTCTCTTCCATCACCAG GACCAATGTGACATGTGCCCGAATTTTGAAGATGTGCCGGTGCTACAGAATACAAGGGAATGTAATGACCTGCAGGATCGGTTAATGGCATCTCAATCCGATGACCTTTTCCACCAAG GACGCACAACTGCAAGTTATACCAAAACGACTGGTACTGGTAGGCCGACACACCCTGGGCCAATGACATTACCAGAGAGGGTTCCCTTTGAACCACCTTTCATACCCATGGTGCCAAGAACAAGCTTTGTTACACACCAATTCAATGTAGATGAGAGGAAAAGAAACATAGAGGAGAATTCTCTACACAGAAACCGATATGATTCGATGTACAGCACTCGTTTGCATGGAGGGTTAAATCCCag